The Streptomyces sp. Je 1-332 genome has a window encoding:
- a CDS encoding bifunctional DNA primase/polymerase — protein sequence MGAEFGRRSGGQSRISQWLRRRPRPEDTAGEEAGREALLVAAAAAGLPLSPAAHPSAYRCSCDRIGCPTPARHPISFAWQTQATTDRGQIERWARHQPQANFITATGMVHDVLDVPLAAGREALGRLLADGIEVGPVAESEGTMDEGRMLFFTLTRGTPEDEDEWWPCELDCHPETTNEHPGLRWHCRGSYVLVPPARLPGDLAVHWIRGPEHALPDPLTLLETLTDECARVAGEPQHDVAAWPLRG from the coding sequence ATGGGCGCGGAGTTCGGCCGCCGGTCCGGCGGGCAGAGCAGGATTTCCCAGTGGCTTCGCCGACGTCCCCGACCGGAGGACACGGCAGGTGAGGAGGCGGGCCGCGAGGCCCTGCTCGTCGCCGCGGCGGCGGCGGGTCTGCCGCTCTCACCGGCCGCGCACCCCTCCGCGTACAGATGTTCCTGTGACCGCATCGGCTGTCCGACCCCCGCCAGGCACCCCATCTCCTTCGCCTGGCAGACGCAGGCCACCACCGACCGCGGGCAGATCGAGCGCTGGGCCAGGCACCAGCCGCAGGCCAACTTCATCACCGCGACCGGCATGGTCCACGACGTCCTCGACGTACCGCTCGCCGCGGGCCGCGAGGCCCTCGGAAGGCTGCTCGCCGACGGCATCGAGGTCGGCCCCGTCGCCGAGTCCGAGGGCACCATGGACGAGGGGCGGATGCTCTTCTTCACGCTCACCCGCGGCACCCCCGAGGACGAGGACGAGTGGTGGCCCTGCGAGCTGGACTGCCACCCCGAGACCACGAACGAACACCCCGGCCTGCGCTGGCACTGCCGCGGTTCGTACGTCCTCGTGCCACCCGCGCGGCTCCCCGGTGACCTGGCGGTCCACTGGATCCGCGGCCCCGAACACGCGCTGCCGGACCCGCTGACGCTCCTGGAGACGCTCACCGACGAGTGCGCCCGCGTCGCCGGCGAGCCCCAGCACGACGTCGCGGCCTGGCCGTTGAGAGGCTGA
- a CDS encoding heme ABC transporter ATP-binding protein produces the protein MIGRIARRLFAPGGGRNALPGGFAPGDVLADASELVVRLGGREVLSGVSLTARAGEVLALVGPNGAGKSTLLAALAADVPVEAGVVRVCGRPVTAWPARELALRRAVLPQAAALSFPFAVEDVVRMGRAPWAGTVREEDDDRVVRESMAATEVGAFAARSFSALSGGERARVALARVLAQRAPLLLLDEPTAALDLRHQELVLRICRERAAAGDAVVVVLHDLGLAAAYADRVAVLCDGGVAAEGPPAGVFTDGLLTEVYRQPVEVFPHPRTGAPLVAPVRG, from the coding sequence ATGATCGGGCGGATCGCACGTCGGCTGTTCGCACCCGGCGGCGGGCGGAATGCGCTGCCGGGGGGTTTCGCACCCGGCGACGTACTCGCCGACGCGTCGGAGCTGGTGGTGCGGCTCGGCGGGCGCGAGGTCCTGTCCGGGGTGTCCCTCACCGCGCGGGCGGGCGAGGTCCTGGCCCTGGTCGGGCCCAACGGAGCAGGCAAATCGACCCTGTTGGCCGCGCTGGCCGCGGATGTGCCGGTGGAGGCGGGGGTGGTGCGGGTCTGCGGGCGCCCTGTCACGGCGTGGCCCGCGCGTGAACTCGCCCTGCGGCGCGCGGTGTTGCCGCAGGCGGCCGCACTCTCCTTCCCTTTCGCGGTCGAGGATGTCGTACGGATGGGGCGTGCGCCCTGGGCGGGGACGGTGCGGGAGGAGGACGACGACCGTGTCGTGCGGGAGTCGATGGCCGCGACGGAGGTGGGTGCTTTCGCCGCCCGTTCCTTCTCCGCGCTGAGCGGGGGTGAGCGGGCGCGGGTCGCGCTGGCGCGGGTCCTTGCCCAGCGGGCCCCCTTGCTCCTCCTGGATGAGCCGACCGCGGCGCTCGACCTCCGCCACCAGGAGCTGGTCCTGCGGATCTGCCGGGAGCGGGCCGCTGCGGGGGATGCGGTGGTGGTGGTTCTGCATGACCTGGGTCTTGCCGCTGCGTACGCGGATCGGGTGGCGGTGTTGTGTGACGGGGGCGTCGCCGCGGAGGGGCCTCCGGCCGGGGTCTTCACCGACGGTCTTCTCACCGAGGTCTACCGCCAGCCGGTCGAGGTGTTCCCGCACCCGCGGACGGGGGCGCCACTGGTGGCTCCGGTGCGGGGCTGA